Proteins from a single region of Anaerolineales bacterium:
- a CDS encoding DNA ligase (NAD(+)) LigA, which produces MTEPEERQKLEKLKKEINFHDYRYHVLDSPVISDYEYDQLVKGLRKIEAEHPDWITPDSPSQRAGAKPLDKFVKVRHPSPILSLANAFTDTDVRAWFDRIGRLDSTVRTTDFLVEPKIDGLTIVLHYHNGIFVQGATRGDGMIGEDITENLRTMRVLPLKIPVLPNGSIPPSELVVRGEAFITVKDFEKLNKRLEEAGEATYQNPRNTAAGSLRQLDPGLTARRPLSMLIYAIVAANGDIPMTQKERLEYLNTLGFPVPQSFYCKTLEDAIIAYSHICDQRDQFAYEADGAVIKLNDLALSEKLGVVGKDPRGAIAYKFPAREVTTKLLDIGVNVGRTGVLTPYAILQAVEVGGVVVRQATLHNFDYIRDKDIRIGDRVALKRAGDVIPYVIGPISDVRDGTEVVFDPPRACPTCRQPVEHFEGEVAWYCVNIACPAQLIRNLEHFASRGAMDIVGMGHKIVEQLVDASLVKDVADIYSLNNAKLLALEGFATKKADNLLASIQASKSQPLNRVINALGIHGVGEVMAVELAQHFLDLSMLSHASLSDLQKIEGVGPNIALAITDWFKRKTNRQVLEKLHQAGVWPTEQPVERKDTQNLPLSELIFVITGTIEGYTRDELKDLITKNGGKVTDSVSKNTSYVLVGEQPGSKLDKAKKLGVNIIDIENFKQLINQ; this is translated from the coding sequence ATGACTGAACCAGAAGAACGACAAAAGCTTGAAAAATTAAAGAAAGAAATAAACTTTCATGATTACCGTTATCATGTTCTTGACTCGCCGGTGATCAGCGATTATGAATATGACCAACTGGTGAAAGGTCTTCGAAAGATCGAGGCAGAACATCCGGATTGGATTACACCTGATTCACCTTCCCAGAGAGCCGGAGCAAAACCTTTAGATAAATTTGTAAAGGTAAGACACCCCAGTCCGATCTTGAGCCTGGCTAATGCATTTACCGATACTGATGTACGTGCCTGGTTTGACCGGATTGGCCGACTGGATTCGACTGTACGCACGACTGATTTTCTGGTTGAGCCAAAAATCGATGGCTTAACCATTGTGTTGCATTATCATAACGGTATATTCGTCCAGGGAGCCACCCGGGGGGATGGAATGATTGGAGAGGATATCACCGAGAATTTAAGAACGATGCGTGTGTTACCGCTGAAGATACCTGTGCTGCCAAATGGATCCATTCCTCCGTCGGAACTGGTAGTCAGGGGTGAAGCGTTTATTACGGTAAAGGATTTCGAAAAGCTGAATAAAAGGCTTGAGGAAGCTGGAGAAGCCACGTATCAAAACCCGCGAAATACGGCTGCCGGTTCTTTACGCCAGCTGGACCCGGGATTAACTGCTCGACGCCCATTAAGCATGCTGATCTACGCCATCGTCGCTGCGAATGGGGATATACCAATGACGCAAAAAGAGCGCCTGGAATATCTCAACACCTTAGGATTTCCCGTTCCACAATCATTTTATTGTAAGACCTTAGAAGATGCTATCATTGCGTATAGCCACATATGTGATCAACGTGATCAGTTTGCCTATGAAGCTGATGGTGCGGTTATCAAACTTAATGACCTGGCCTTGTCTGAGAAACTCGGAGTGGTTGGGAAGGACCCGCGTGGGGCGATCGCATATAAATTCCCTGCCCGTGAAGTGACCACGAAGCTGCTTGATATCGGGGTTAATGTTGGTCGGACCGGAGTGCTAACGCCATACGCGATCCTTCAAGCGGTTGAAGTGGGAGGAGTTGTCGTCAGGCAAGCCACGTTACATAATTTCGATTACATCCGCGATAAGGATATCCGCATCGGTGATCGGGTTGCATTAAAGAGGGCTGGAGATGTAATACCTTATGTGATTGGGCCTATCAGCGACGTGCGTGATGGGACTGAAGTCGTATTTGATCCTCCACGCGCCTGCCCGACCTGCAGGCAGCCTGTAGAGCATTTCGAAGGTGAGGTAGCCTGGTACTGCGTCAATATTGCCTGCCCGGCACAGCTGATTCGTAACCTTGAACATTTCGCCTCCAGAGGCGCAATGGATATTGTTGGCATGGGACATAAAATTGTAGAGCAGCTTGTTGATGCGAGTCTTGTGAAGGACGTCGCTGACATCTATTCATTAAATAACGCAAAGCTCCTTGCCCTGGAGGGATTCGCCACGAAAAAAGCTGATAATCTCCTGGCTTCCATTCAAGCCTCGAAAAGCCAGCCTTTGAACCGGGTGATCAATGCCCTCGGGATACATGGGGTGGGGGAGGTAATGGCGGTTGAGCTTGCCCAGCATTTCCTGGATCTAAGCATGTTGTCGCACGCAAGCCTGAGTGACCTGCAGAAGATCGAAGGGGTTGGCCCAAATATCGCCTTGGCAATTACAGATTGGTTCAAACGTAAGACCAACCGCCAAGTGTTGGAGAAATTACATCAGGCTGGTGTGTGGCCTACCGAACAGCCTGTGGAACGAAAGGACACGCAAAACCTACCGCTTTCTGAGCTTATTTTTGTGATCACTGGTACGATTGAAGGTTATACACGCGATGAGCTAAAGGATCTCATTACAAAGAATGGTGGTAAAGTAACTGATTCAGTCAGCAAGAATACGAGTTATGTACTGGTTGGCGAACAGCCGGGTTCAAAACTGGATAAGGCAAAAAAACTCGGTGTTAATATCATTGATATCGAAAACTTTAAGCAGCTGATCAATCAATGA